The Chlorocebus sabaeus isolate Y175 chromosome 16, mChlSab1.0.hap1, whole genome shotgun sequence genome window below encodes:
- the NOG gene encoding noggin codes for MERCPSLGVTLYALVVVLGLRATPAGGQHYLHIRPAPSDNLPLVDLIEHPDPIFDPKEKDLNETLLRSLLGGHYDPGFMATSPPEDRPGGGGGAAGGAEDLAELDQLLRQRPSGAMPSEIKGLEFSEGLAQGKKQRLSKKLRRKLQMWLWSQTFCPVLYAWNDLGSRFWPRYVKVGSCFSKRSCSVPEGMVCKPSKSVHLTVLRWRCQRRGGQRCGWIPIQYPIISECKCSC; via the coding sequence ATGGAGCGCTGCCCCAGCCTAGGGGTCACCCTCTACGCCCTGGTGGTGGTCCTGGGGCTGCGGGCGACACCGGCCGGCGGCCAGCACTATCTCCACATCCGCCCGGCGCCCAGCGACAACCTGCCCCTGGTGGACCTCATCGAACACCCAGACCCTATATTTGACCCCAAGGAGAAGGATCTGAACGAGACGCTGCTGCGCTCGCTGCTCGGGGGCCACTACGACCCGGGCTTCATGGCCACCTCGCCCCCCGAGGACCGGCCCGGCGGGGGCGGGGGTGCGGCTGGGGGCGCGGAGGACCTGGCGGAGCTGGACCAGCTGCTGCGGCAGCGGCCGTCGGGGGCCATGCCGAGCGAGATCAAAGGGCTGGAGTTCTCCGAGGGCTTGGCCCAGGGCAAGAAGCAGCGCCTGAGCAAGAAGCTGCGGAGGAAGTTACAGATGTGGCTGTGGTCGCAGACGTTCTGCCCAGTGCTGTACGCGTGGAACGACCTGGGCAGCCGCTTTTGGCCGCGCTACGTGAAGGTGGGCAGCTGCTTCAGTAAGCGCTCGTGCTCCGTGCCCGAGGGCATGGTGTGCAAGCCGTCCAAGTCCGTGCACCTCACGGTGCTGCGGTGGCGCTGTCAGCGGCGCGGGGGCCAGCGCTGCGGCTGGATTCCCATCCAGTACCCCATCATTTCCGAGTGCAAGTGCTCGTGCTAG